A portion of the Sulfuricurvum kujiense DSM 16994 genome contains these proteins:
- a CDS encoding energy transducer TonB family protein, whose product MYQKMKPNRPLFALLIALLIHALLIGLFLGSTAFDRQDRKPFYKEKRFGLTLNEETEVTEVTDTSEATPPVTAPIERLKFQKPKNAPIPTKSVETTSLESGLKPFSEADRDELPFSVLHHYGEEFFSLSAGEQHFIIDNLQKIRKINEVVGTRLLRERSDVDPNDNNVVEFILNPDGTISDLSLEKNRIGTPLDELTLQTINLAYPKYPKPEQPTHIRIRVYIIVK is encoded by the coding sequence TTGTATCAGAAGATGAAACCGAACCGACCACTCTTCGCACTGCTCATCGCCCTCTTGATTCATGCTTTGTTAATAGGTTTGTTTTTGGGATCGACCGCATTCGATAGACAGGATAGAAAACCGTTTTACAAAGAGAAACGTTTCGGTCTCACACTAAACGAAGAGACCGAAGTGACCGAAGTGACCGATACTTCCGAAGCGACACCGCCCGTCACGGCACCCATTGAGCGTTTAAAGTTCCAAAAGCCAAAAAATGCCCCGATACCGACTAAAAGCGTTGAAACCACTTCCCTCGAAAGCGGGCTAAAGCCTTTCAGCGAAGCCGACCGAGACGAACTCCCTTTTTCCGTTCTCCACCACTACGGCGAGGAGTTTTTCAGCCTCTCGGCAGGTGAGCAGCACTTCATTATCGATAATCTTCAAAAAATCCGAAAGATAAACGAAGTTGTCGGTACCCGATTGCTGCGAGAGAGATCCGATGTCGATCCGAATGACAATAATGTCGTCGAATTCATCCTCAATCCCGACGGAACCATCAGTGACCTGAGCTTGGAAAAAAACCGGATCGGAACACCGCTGGATGAGCTGACCTTGCAAACCATCAATCTCGCCTATCCCAAATATCCCAAGCCCGAACAACCGACGCACATACGGATACGAGTTTATATCATCGTCAAATAA
- a CDS encoding HpcH/HpaI aldolase/citrate lyase family protein: MPLRNPQKLSELIASGDIISLKALAVPTKRHLNNSISFRSAMMISAHNIKHLSKIPSLSAECLMLNLEDGVSTEQKPYALALCAIALASNPKIDKKLIVRVNPLGEGGEEEISFLNPFMPDGIRVPKIRSAEDVQRVLELVDEGIEIHLSIETKEAWLALSHLALHPRIKAFYLGVLDLFADLGLSQSLLLPDNPAVQYMLSHFLMTCRACGVKPVSFVYQDYKNSDGLRNWLELEKMIGFDSKGCIAPAQVEMIHEIFGHSEAEIEKCREIVRLFEEQYARGISGFTDERFGFIDEPIYKGALAVLAHCNYPSATT; the protein is encoded by the coding sequence ATGCCGCTTCGCAACCCGCAAAAACTCAGTGAGCTTATCGCCTCAGGCGATATCATATCCCTTAAAGCGCTTGCCGTTCCTACAAAACGGCACCTTAATAACTCTATCTCATTTCGCTCCGCTATGATGATCTCAGCCCATAATATCAAACACCTCTCTAAAATTCCCTCCTTGAGCGCCGAGTGTCTGATGCTTAATCTCGAAGACGGTGTCAGTACGGAACAAAAACCGTATGCTCTTGCCTTATGTGCGATAGCATTGGCCTCCAATCCCAAAATCGACAAAAAGCTCATTGTCCGGGTTAATCCGCTCGGTGAGGGGGGAGAGGAAGAGATTTCGTTTCTCAATCCTTTTATGCCCGATGGGATAAGAGTTCCGAAGATACGAAGTGCGGAGGATGTCCAAAGAGTGCTTGAATTGGTGGATGAGGGGATCGAAATACACCTCTCCATCGAGACGAAAGAGGCATGGCTGGCGCTTTCGCACTTAGCGCTTCATCCGCGGATCAAAGCATTTTATCTTGGTGTTTTAGACCTTTTCGCCGATTTGGGGCTTTCTCAGAGCCTTTTGCTGCCGGATAATCCAGCCGTACAGTATATGCTTTCCCATTTTTTGATGACATGCCGTGCCTGCGGTGTCAAACCGGTCTCGTTTGTCTATCAGGATTATAAAAACAGTGACGGTCTGCGAAACTGGCTGGAGCTAGAGAAGATGATTGGATTTGATTCTAAAGGGTGTATTGCCCCAGCACAGGTCGAGATGATCCATGAGATTTTTGGCCACAGCGAAGCGGAGATCGAGAAGTGCCGTGAAATAGTCCGTCTATTCGAAGAACAGTATGCACGGGGAATCAGCGGCTTTACGGATGAGCGCTTCGGTTTTATCGATGAGCCGATTTACAAGGGGGCGCTGGCGGTGCTGGCGCACTGCAATTATCCCTCGGCGACTACCTGA
- a CDS encoding site-2 protease family protein, whose product MSSIDLLEIAAAIIALLIAIIGHEIMHGWVAYKYGDHTAKSQGRLSINPLIHIDPFGSILVPLMTYFIPMLLGASSGFLFGWAKPVPVNILTVLRSGGYNAAMQVSLAGIVYNIFLATLSSVVLLSMAQPSEADGITYIFAYLLIIKLLLINVVLAVFNLLPIPGFDGAHFVTYLSLKYKLHAVAEFFTKAEPYGMIVIIIILVTPLKIPLVMWPIEAVLHLLLK is encoded by the coding sequence ATGAGCTCTATTGATCTGCTCGAAATCGCTGCGGCGATAATAGCGCTGCTCATTGCCATCATCGGCCATGAAATTATGCACGGATGGGTAGCCTATAAATACGGCGATCATACTGCCAAAAGCCAAGGACGGCTCAGTATCAATCCCCTCATCCATATCGATCCGTTCGGTTCGATTCTCGTCCCCCTTATGACCTATTTTATCCCTATGCTCCTCGGCGCTTCCAGCGGATTTTTATTCGGATGGGCGAAACCGGTTCCCGTCAATATACTCACCGTCCTTCGCAGCGGCGGATACAATGCGGCGATGCAGGTCAGTCTGGCAGGGATCGTATACAACATCTTTTTAGCTACCTTATCCTCCGTTGTCCTTCTATCGATGGCACAGCCGAGTGAAGCCGACGGCATTACCTATATTTTCGCCTACCTGCTGATCATAAAGCTGTTATTGATCAACGTCGTTTTGGCGGTATTCAATCTATTGCCTATTCCCGGATTCGACGGCGCCCATTTTGTCACCTATTTGTCACTGAAATATAAACTGCACGCCGTCGCCGAATTTTTCACTAAAGCCGAACCTTATGGAATGATTGTTATCATCATCATATTGGTTACTCCGCTTAAAATACCGCTGGTTATGTGGCCTATTGAAGCCGTTTTACATTTATTATTGAAGTAA
- a CDS encoding type II toxin-antitoxin system VapC family toxin has product MAFEILVDSDVLIWYLRGNENAKKLIHSLGDFCISGVTHIELVQGMRNKEELRRFQQTLRQWNTKTIYMSEEISAKALFYVEEYFLSHSMELADALIASTATTYGMKLITANDKHYRIVKELEIEVFRA; this is encoded by the coding sequence ATGGCATTTGAAATATTAGTGGACAGTGATGTTCTGATATGGTATCTACGAGGCAATGAAAATGCCAAAAAGCTAATCCACTCACTGGGAGATTTTTGTATCTCAGGGGTGACCCATATCGAATTGGTGCAGGGGATGCGCAACAAAGAGGAACTGAGACGTTTTCAGCAGACACTGCGACAATGGAATACCAAAACGATCTACATGAGTGAAGAGATTTCGGCGAAAGCGCTTTTTTACGTTGAAGAATATTTTTTGAGCCATAGCATGGAACTCGCCGATGCCCTCATCGCCTCGACGGCTACGACGTATGGGATGAAACTCATCACCGCCAATGACAAACATTACCGAATTGTTAAAGAGCTGGAGATAGAAGTTTTTAGAGCATAA
- a CDS encoding nitrogen fixation protein NifQ, with the protein MSELDILAREIEGYLKKYAADDEARYVIAPLIAKKSLEMNHLYQDLGFKSRVQMGAYMAQHFPRLAELKPKDKLWKKFLYDAIGKVAPACATCNDQEHCFTCIIAEASA; encoded by the coding sequence ATGAGCGAATTGGATATTTTAGCCCGCGAAATCGAAGGGTATCTGAAAAAATATGCCGCGGATGATGAAGCGCGTTATGTCATCGCACCGCTAATCGCCAAAAAATCGCTGGAGATGAACCATCTTTATCAGGATTTAGGGTTTAAAAGCCGTGTGCAGATGGGTGCATATATGGCACAGCACTTCCCTCGTCTTGCCGAACTCAAACCCAAAGACAAATTGTGGAAAAAATTCCTCTACGATGCGATCGGGAAAGTGGCTCCCGCCTGCGCGACCTGCAATGATCAGGAACACTGCTTTACCTGTATCATCGCGGAGGCGAGTGCGTGA
- the rpiB gene encoding ribose 5-phosphate isomerase B codes for MKFYIATDHAGIDLKNFTVELLRSKGHEVVDLGPFDKERVDYPDYAVKVCENVLADSSAQGILICGSGIGMSMAANRFHGIRAALCHDAYTASVARGHNDANVLCFGERIVGQGVAESILDAWIAGKFEGGRHCGRVDKIEAIKG; via the coding sequence ATGAAGTTTTACATTGCCACCGATCACGCCGGAATCGATCTAAAAAATTTTACCGTTGAGCTTCTCCGCTCAAAAGGGCATGAAGTCGTTGATCTCGGACCATTCGATAAAGAACGGGTCGATTACCCCGATTATGCGGTCAAAGTATGTGAAAACGTCCTTGCCGACTCTTCGGCACAGGGGATTTTGATTTGCGGTTCGGGAATCGGCATGTCCATGGCGGCAAACCGTTTTCACGGTATCCGCGCAGCACTGTGCCACGATGCTTATACCGCAAGCGTCGCACGCGGACATAACGATGCCAACGTCCTCTGCTTCGGTGAGCGTATCGTCGGTCAAGGGGTTGCCGAATCGATCCTAGATGCCTGGATTGCCGGAAAATTCGAAGGGGGACGCCATTGCGGCCGAGTAGATAAAATAGAGGCTATCAAAGGATAA
- the lepB gene encoding signal peptidase I: MTFEKKIFSAAHSAYRFSNSWTGTIIIVLFVIFFVAQAFRIPSGSMKDSLLIGDHLFAKKFAYGISTPHIPFLEIPLIPGTDGHIIDGDEPKRGDIVIFRYPNNQQLHYVKRCVALPGDELFLKDKILYLHPREGNEYAAKAFPGYDLVDIDGKMWVKDPYTKEHPGIHHDERIINDGMMPTEIFDFGPIQVPEKQYFMMGDNRDHSNDSRFWGAVPYGLIEGTPWFVYFSLDSNYEVRWDRIGKTPADLEQKEPLSRAVAERIREDANDHELY; the protein is encoded by the coding sequence ATAACCTTTGAAAAAAAAATATTTAGCGCGGCACACAGCGCGTACCGTTTTTCCAATTCATGGACCGGGACGATCATCATCGTTTTGTTCGTCATTTTTTTCGTTGCCCAAGCATTCCGTATCCCCAGCGGATCTATGAAAGACTCCCTGCTGATCGGAGACCATCTTTTCGCTAAAAAATTTGCTTACGGTATTTCTACTCCCCATATTCCGTTTCTCGAAATCCCTCTGATTCCGGGAACCGACGGGCACATTATCGACGGTGACGAACCTAAACGCGGCGATATCGTCATCTTCCGCTATCCGAATAACCAACAGCTCCATTACGTCAAACGATGCGTCGCCCTCCCCGGTGATGAACTGTTTTTAAAAGACAAAATCCTCTACCTCCACCCGCGGGAGGGGAATGAATATGCTGCAAAAGCATTTCCGGGATATGACCTGGTCGACATCGACGGAAAAATGTGGGTCAAAGATCCTTATACCAAAGAGCATCCGGGAATCCATCACGATGAGCGTATCATAAATGACGGCATGATGCCGACGGAAATCTTTGATTTCGGCCCGATTCAAGTCCCTGAGAAACAATACTTTATGATGGGGGACAACCGCGACCACTCCAACGACAGCCGATTTTGGGGAGCCGTTCCGTACGGATTGATCGAGGGGACACCGTGGTTTGTCTATTTCAGTCTGGATTCCAATTACGAAGTGCGATGGGATCGAATCGGAAAAACTCCTGCCGATTTAGAGCAGAAAGAGCCGCTAAGCCGTGCCGTAGCAGAGCGGATCCGCGAAGACGCCAATGACCATGAGCTCTATTGA
- the folD gene encoding bifunctional methylenetetrahydrofolate dehydrogenase/methenyltetrahydrofolate cyclohydrolase FolD: MQILDGKALAQKIEEKVSSGAKEFKSLTGRVPGLAVILVGHDPASQAYVGMKKKACDRAGFYSVTHEMPDDISQDAIIKTIEMMNQNPNIDGILIQLPLPSHIDTTKILEVVAPTKDVDGFHPYNVGRLTTGLDGFVPCTPLGVMELLAEYNIDVKGKNCCVVGASNIVGKPMASLLLNANATVEICHIFTDDLKKHTLAADIILVGAGVINLIKEDMVKEGAAVIDIGINRAPDGRLVGDVDYDAVAPKTSYITPVPGGVGPMTIAMLLSNTLKAAKIHAEEEK; this comes from the coding sequence ATGCAGATTCTTGACGGTAAAGCGCTCGCACAAAAAATAGAAGAAAAGGTCTCCTCCGGAGCCAAAGAATTCAAATCTCTTACCGGGCGGGTTCCCGGTTTGGCGGTAATTTTGGTCGGGCATGATCCTGCGAGCCAAGCCTACGTCGGAATGAAAAAGAAAGCATGCGACCGTGCCGGATTTTACTCCGTCACCCATGAAATGCCGGACGATATTTCTCAAGACGCGATTATCAAAACGATCGAAATGATGAATCAAAATCCCAATATCGACGGTATTTTAATCCAGCTTCCTCTTCCCTCACACATCGATACTACGAAAATTCTTGAAGTAGTCGCCCCCACAAAAGACGTTGACGGGTTTCATCCTTACAATGTCGGACGTCTGACGACGGGTCTTGACGGGTTTGTACCGTGTACGCCGCTGGGTGTTATGGAGCTTCTTGCCGAATACAACATCGATGTGAAAGGGAAAAACTGCTGTGTCGTCGGAGCATCCAACATTGTCGGAAAACCGATGGCATCCCTCTTGCTTAATGCCAATGCCACTGTTGAAATCTGCCATATTTTTACCGATGATTTGAAAAAACACACGCTCGCAGCCGACATTATCCTCGTCGGTGCCGGAGTGATCAATCTGATCAAAGAAGATATGGTTAAAGAAGGTGCCGCCGTTATCGATATCGGAATCAACCGCGCCCCTGACGGCCGCCTGGTCGGAGATGTCGATTACGATGCCGTTGCTCCGAAAACTTCCTATATTACCCCTGTTCCGGGCGGAGTCGGGCCGATGACTATCGCCATGCTTCTTTCCAATACCCTCAAAGCCGCCAAAATACACGCAGAAGAAGAGAAATAA
- a CDS encoding type II toxin-antitoxin system Phd/YefM family antitoxin, giving the protein MTVTAKDLRFNVSFLFDVLSKGEDVTITHRGKAKAKLISYDDSTQSPKDDAIFGMWSDRDDNVDTMVRNMRKRRAF; this is encoded by the coding sequence ATGACGGTAACCGCCAAAGATTTACGTTTTAACGTTTCGTTTTTGTTTGATGTCCTCAGCAAGGGTGAGGATGTGACGATCACCCATCGCGGAAAAGCCAAAGCCAAACTCATCTCCTATGATGACTCCACTCAATCACCCAAAGATGATGCAATATTCGGGATGTGGAGTGATAGGGATGATAATGTCGATACGATGGTACGAAATATGCGTAAACGTAGAGCGTTTTAA
- a CDS encoding sensor domain-containing diguanylate cyclase produces MVVIILSILLSIPLALYASITPSKLQKALWISNKELKRFTDILDKYVISVTTKTNSIITTVSSAFERVSGYTKEELYGKKINIIRHPDTLKETHEDLWNTIENGNEWHGELKNKDKEGQEYWLEESIIPIKDENESIISYISVGIDITAKKELERISTIDKLTGVFNRRQLDQCIHHEIEKASRYHRPLSLLMIDIDHFKKVNDTYGHQIGDYALVAVSKILSEHIRSSDVLGRFGGEEFVVLCPESDKNEAAALAENLRHEVESFSFDAIGSLTISIGVSELKAEMSNDELLYKADIALYKAKNGGRNQVVAEG; encoded by the coding sequence GTGGTTGTTATCATTTTAAGTATTCTCCTGAGTATCCCGCTTGCGCTTTATGCATCAATAACCCCCTCAAAATTGCAAAAAGCGCTCTGGATATCCAATAAAGAGCTCAAACGTTTTACTGATATTCTCGACAAATACGTCATCTCCGTTACCACAAAAACAAACTCTATCATCACGACGGTAAGTTCCGCTTTTGAGCGGGTTTCAGGGTATACAAAAGAGGAACTTTACGGGAAAAAAATAAATATTATCCGACATCCCGACACCCTTAAAGAGACGCATGAAGATCTTTGGAATACGATCGAAAACGGCAATGAGTGGCACGGTGAACTCAAAAACAAAGATAAAGAGGGACAAGAGTATTGGCTTGAAGAGTCTATCATTCCGATCAAAGATGAAAATGAGTCTATCATCTCCTATATATCGGTCGGAATCGATATAACCGCTAAAAAAGAGTTGGAAAGGATATCTACCATTGACAAACTGACCGGTGTTTTCAACCGGCGCCAGCTTGATCAATGCATCCACCATGAAATCGAAAAAGCATCGCGCTATCATCGTCCCCTCTCTTTGCTGATGATCGATATCGACCATTTCAAAAAAGTAAACGATACTTACGGACATCAAATCGGAGATTATGCTTTGGTAGCCGTATCTAAAATACTTTCCGAGCATATACGTTCAAGCGATGTGCTCGGGAGATTCGGAGGGGAAGAGTTTGTAGTCCTCTGTCCGGAATCAGATAAGAACGAAGCCGCCGCATTAGCAGAAAACCTCCGGCATGAGGTGGAATCGTTCTCTTTTGATGCGATAGGAAGTCTCACGATCAGTATCGGCGTCTCTGAGCTCAAAGCCGAAATGAGCAATGACGAACTTCTTTATAAAGCCGATATTGCCCTTTATAAGGCGAAAAACGGGGGAAGGAATCAGGTAGTCGCCGAGGGATAA
- a CDS encoding energy transducer TonB, giving the protein MKRTKSFSLYAFIIALLVHIIILLVLILLDQFKPAIPPQPKPDEPQEERFKLSIKERPTPAKESLVKNDIPKVTPKRSIPRGEQLIKEAQPLPKPQRQKSVASEVKPVAPAPEPLPEPKKAFERHVAKTVADIERKPIPKKEQGLYDILSKADPSAQDQPVKSSTKLTDSIQRLYGDKFNQLSEGEQKYILDNQEVMRRITQSVLDRYGHSRIPDNIRINDTNMVEFYLHPDGSISDMRLLKNSQLSILDDTTREVIELAYAKYPRPQQKTLIRYRVWYNLTGY; this is encoded by the coding sequence ATGAAACGAACCAAATCTTTTTCTCTTTACGCATTCATCATCGCCCTTTTGGTTCACATCATCATTTTGCTCGTGCTTATTTTGCTCGATCAGTTCAAACCCGCTATTCCGCCGCAGCCGAAACCGGACGAACCTCAGGAAGAGCGGTTCAAACTCTCGATCAAAGAGCGCCCCACTCCCGCCAAAGAGTCTCTCGTTAAAAACGATATTCCGAAAGTTACGCCGAAACGCTCCATACCGCGAGGAGAGCAGCTGATCAAAGAGGCTCAGCCTCTGCCGAAACCTCAGCGACAAAAATCGGTGGCATCCGAAGTCAAGCCCGTTGCCCCGGCACCCGAACCGCTCCCTGAACCAAAAAAAGCGTTCGAGCGCCATGTCGCCAAAACAGTTGCCGATATAGAGCGCAAACCGATCCCAAAAAAAGAGCAGGGATTGTACGATATCCTTTCCAAAGCCGATCCCTCCGCACAAGACCAACCGGTAAAAAGTTCTACGAAGCTGACCGATTCGATCCAGCGTCTTTACGGTGACAAGTTTAACCAGCTCTCAGAAGGGGAACAAAAATACATCCTCGACAACCAAGAGGTAATGCGCCGTATTACTCAGAGCGTTCTGGACCGCTACGGACACTCCCGCATCCCCGACAATATCCGTATCAACGATACCAATATGGTGGAGTTTTATCTCCATCCCGACGGAAGCATCTCCGATATGCGTCTACTGAAAAACAGCCAGCTCTCGATTTTGGACGATACGACCAGAGAGGTGATCGAACTTGCCTATGCCAAATACCCCAGACCGCAGCAAAAGACGCTGATCCGCTATCGGGTGTGGTATAACCTTACCGGGTATTAA
- a CDS encoding membrane protein, with the protein MFLEWSLLTIVTLGALFFLVKMFYFRSITVKEQRSSEMMKLTLKEAEVLIRKYQIQLQRALGNVDILSEELNNLRNEVKSLKQRNSKHRSETDRLQNKIKELEGRIDALI; encoded by the coding sequence ATGTTTTTAGAGTGGTCATTGCTCACAATCGTCACCTTAGGTGCCCTTTTCTTCTTAGTCAAAATGTTCTATTTTAGAAGCATTACCGTAAAAGAACAACGCAGCAGTGAAATGATGAAACTCACCCTGAAAGAGGCTGAAGTATTGATTCGAAAGTATCAGATACAACTTCAGCGTGCATTGGGAAATGTCGACATTCTCAGCGAAGAGTTGAACAATTTGCGTAACGAAGTAAAATCACTTAAACAGCGTAACTCTAAGCACCGCTCCGAAACCGACCGCCTACAAAATAAAATCAAAGAGCTTGAAGGGCGTATCGACGCCCTTATTTAA
- a CDS encoding ATP-binding protein has product MKTPSITTTELYTHLDTLIGADLPVFIHGSPGIGKSYIVAEVAKKHNLELVDVRLSQMDPVDLRGVPAIRDEQTVWMSPVFFPRDKDSNGILFLDELNSAPPSVQAAIYQLVLNRKMGEYELPKGWRIICAGNRISDRGVVFRLPTPLANRMVHLSVEARFEDFKLFAIREGLHPFVIGFLGFRPDLLTSEPVSEDDSNPAFATPRSYHMLSNVLKTSEDTSRIAPIIYGLIGYGAGIEFLSYVKVYEKLPDVGAIYRGEYPSIDKSEPALLYALVSALVELYRGDAEASKHLFGFAQVLPTEFGVMLIKDAIVKDASIAECNEFDEWIEKYGDYIL; this is encoded by the coding sequence GTGAAGACCCCATCGATCACGACCACGGAACTCTACACCCATCTCGATACTCTTATCGGTGCCGATCTCCCCGTCTTTATCCACGGCAGTCCCGGAATCGGAAAATCATACATCGTTGCCGAAGTGGCGAAAAAACATAATCTTGAACTCGTGGATGTCCGTCTTTCTCAGATGGACCCCGTCGATTTGCGTGGCGTCCCCGCTATAAGAGATGAGCAGACGGTATGGATGAGCCCCGTTTTTTTCCCTCGGGATAAAGATTCGAACGGCATCCTTTTTCTCGATGAGCTCAACTCCGCTCCCCCCTCGGTTCAAGCGGCGATCTATCAGCTGGTACTGAACCGCAAAATGGGGGAGTATGAACTGCCCAAAGGGTGGCGGATTATCTGTGCGGGGAACCGCATCTCCGATCGGGGCGTCGTGTTTCGTCTTCCGACGCCGCTGGCGAACCGGATGGTTCATCTGAGTGTCGAAGCGCGGTTTGAAGATTTTAAACTCTTCGCGATCCGTGAGGGACTTCACCCGTTTGTCATCGGATTTTTGGGTTTTCGCCCCGATCTGCTCACCTCCGAACCTGTCAGCGAAGACGACAGCAATCCCGCATTTGCAACGCCGCGCAGTTACCATATGCTCTCGAATGTTCTAAAAACCTCTGAGGATACCTCACGCATCGCTCCGATCATCTACGGATTGATCGGTTACGGTGCGGGGATAGAGTTTCTCTCCTACGTCAAAGTATATGAAAAACTCCCCGATGTCGGGGCAATTTATCGTGGGGAATATCCGAGCATCGATAAAAGCGAACCGGCATTGCTGTATGCGCTTGTTTCGGCGCTGGTGGAACTGTACCGAGGCGATGCGGAGGCATCCAAACATCTGTTCGGCTTTGCTCAGGTTTTACCGACCGAGTTTGGGGTGATGCTGATCAAAGATGCGATCGTCAAAGATGCTTCGATCGCTGAGTGTAATGAGTTTGATGAGTGGATAGAGAAGTATGGGGATTATATTCTCTAA
- a CDS encoding adenine phosphoribosyltransferase, with protein sequence MNLSVNDRAILINAIRDIPDFPKPGIIFKDITTLLSDKEAFGVLMTHLHDRYVSYDLTHVAGIDARGFIFGSALAQMLGVGFVPIRKKGKLPYTTVSEKYSLEYGVDEVEIHIDAFSAVEKPRVLLIDDLIATGGTAYAAANLINKVGAECIEACFVMGLDFLSGQSKLRDIVEVYTVIGVD encoded by the coding sequence ATGAATCTCAGCGTCAATGACAGAGCAATTTTAATCAACGCTATCCGCGATATCCCCGACTTTCCAAAGCCGGGAATTATTTTTAAAGACATTACGACTCTCCTTTCGGACAAAGAAGCGTTCGGCGTTTTGATGACGCATCTGCACGATCGTTATGTATCGTATGATCTGACACATGTTGCGGGTATTGATGCGCGAGGATTTATTTTCGGTTCCGCTTTGGCGCAAATGCTCGGTGTCGGATTCGTCCCTATCCGCAAAAAAGGGAAACTTCCCTACACTACGGTATCGGAGAAATACTCTCTCGAATACGGAGTCGATGAAGTGGAAATCCATATTGATGCGTTCAGTGCGGTTGAAAAACCGCGCGTTCTTTTGATCGACGATCTCATCGCAACGGGAGGAACCGCTTATGCGGCAGCCAATCTGATCAACAAAGTGGGTGCGGAATGCATCGAAGCCTGTTTTGTCATGGGGCTTGATTTTTTAAGCGGTCAATCGAAATTGCGCGATATTGTTGAAGTTTATACCGTGATCGGAGTCGATTGA